TCCCGGGACACCTCCGCGCTGGAGCGCGCCAAGGCGCAGATCGCCGACTCCTTCCTTCACGGCGTCCTGGCCGACGCGTCGCCAGGCGCGGAGGCAGACGCATGGACGCAGTCGGAGAAGCCGTCGGAGAAGTCCGCTACGAAGTCCAAGGCGCCCAAGCGCACCTGACCATCGACCGGCCCCGGGCGCGCAACGCCCTGTCGCCCGCGGTGGTGAAGGCGCTGATGGACGGCTTGGAGCGCGCGGACGCGGACCCCGCGGTGCGGGTGGTGGTGCTCACCGGCGCGGGCGAGAAGGTCTTCTGCGCCGGCGGTGACCTGGGACAGATGACGGGCGACGGGGGCTTCCTCTCCACGCACGAGGGGCGCCGCTCCTACGGGAAGCTGCTCGCCCGCTTCCAGGAGGCGCGCAAGCCCACCGTGGCCCGCGTCAACGGCCACGCGCTGGCGGGAGGCATGGGGCTGGTGCTCGCGTGCGACCTGGCGGTGATGGTGGAGGGCGCGGACCTGGGCACGCCCGAAATCGACGTGGGGCTGTTCCCCATGATGATGATGGCGCTCTTGCAGCGGCACGTGGGCCGCAAGCGCGCGCTGGAGCTGGTGCTCACCGGCGACCGGCTCCCGGCGCGCGAGGCGCTGGCGCTGGGCATCGTCAACCGGGTGGTGCCGGCGGCGGAGCTGGACGCGGCCGTGGCGGCGCTGGCGGGGAAGCTGGCCGGCAAGAGCCAGGCGGTGCTCGCGCTGGGGCGCCGCGCCTACTTCACCGCGGAGGACCTGCCGCTGCCCGCGGCGCTGGAGTTCCTCGCGTCGCAGCTGTCGCTCAACGTGCTCGCGGACGACGCGGGCGAGGGCGTCGCGGCCTTCATGGAGAAGCGCCCGCCCAGGTGGAACGACCGCTGAGGCGTCGCGCCGCTCAGGGCGCCGCGAGGCCCGCGGAGTCTCCGCTGGCCACCGCGGGCGTGGAGGGCGGGAAGAAGTCGAGCTCGAGCAGCGTCTCGCCATCCACCCACATTCCATCCACCTTCACGCCCCAGTGGAGGTGGGGGCCGGTGACGCGGCCGGTGCTGCCGACCAGGCCCAGCCGCTCGCCCTGCTTCACCTTCGCGCCCTGCTTCACGAGGATGCGCGACAGGTGGAAGTACGACGTGTACAGCCCGCCGCCGTGGTGGACGATGACGGTGCGGCCCGCGGAGTAGTTGTCGCGCGCCATCACCACCGTGCCGTCGTTGGCCGCGGACACCGGCGTGCCCGGGTCCCCGTCGATGTCCACGCCGAAGTGCTGGCTGGACAGCTTGCCGTTGAACGTGCGCTTGTCGCCGAAGGGCGCGGTGATGCGGTCCTGCCGGGGCCAGGCGAAGTTGCGCGAGAACAGCGGCGCGGTGAAGGGCTGGGCGAAGGCCACCGCGAAGGCCTTCCGGTCCGCGGCCATGCGCGCCTTCACCGACGCGGGCGGCTCGACGTACTTGCCGGAGACCTTCAGCTCGCGCGACGGATAGCCCGGCTCCACGACGTCCAGGTTCCCCGACAGCACCACGGGGACCTCGCCGGCGGTCCTCGTCGCGGCCACCGTCACGGAGGCGGGCCCCACCGGCATCTCCACCGGCAGGCCCGTCAGCGCGATGAACCCCTCGCCCCACGGGAAGAAGCGCAGGGGCCTGCCCGCGAGCGTGCCCTGCGGCAGCTCGGCCACGCCCCGCACCTCGACGAGCAGCGGGTCGCCGGGCCGCGCCGCGCCGGGCCGCAGGGTGAGGAGCGGGCGGCCCGCCGTCATCAGGGGGGCCTGCGCCGCGGGGGCGGGGACGGCCGGAGACGTGTCGATGGCCTGGGCCTCCGCACCGGCGGCGAGCAGCGCGAGCACGAGACAGGTCGGGGCGGAATACTTCCGGCGGGCGAGGGGCGCGGGCATGGGCGCTTCTTTACACCACGATTTCCGCTCCTCTTCCCAGAGTGAGGATTCAGGCTCGCCGCACGGCTGCCCCGCTGCCCCGAAGCGCATGGCGGGCCGCACGCTTGCGCCGCACCCTCGCCCGCACGGCGAGAGAGCGGCGCGGGCCTGACATTGTCGGCACTTGCACCCACCCACGAGGCGGCAACCCGCCCGTCGGCTCGTGGAGCGGGCGGGCGGGCCTTGCCTTTGACGTCAAGGCGTACCGGCCGGCGCTGGTGCTCCCTAGCTTCTGTGCGGACCCGATGACCCAAGGGAGATTCGCGGATGCCTCGTCCCTACAGCTTCGACCATTTCCAGGTGCCGAAGACGCTGCCGCAGAGCCGGAGCATGCGCCGCCGGGACAAGGAGCACCTCGCCAGGTCCCGTTCGCAGCCGGAGGCGCTGGCCGCCCGCGAGGAGGGCATCCGCTACGGCAAGCCCTTCGCGGAGACGGAGGAGTACTACCACGCGCGGCAGATGGAGGCGGAGCTCGAGGAGCTCGCGCGCCCGGAGCCGGACCGGAAGTTCTCGCATGGCGCGTCCGCGGACGCGGCGCGGCGCTC
This sequence is a window from Myxococcus stipitatus. Protein-coding genes within it:
- a CDS encoding enoyl-CoA hydratase/isomerase family protein, with product MDAVGEAVGEVRYEVQGAQAHLTIDRPRARNALSPAVVKALMDGLERADADPAVRVVVLTGAGEKVFCAGGDLGQMTGDGGFLSTHEGRRSYGKLLARFQEARKPTVARVNGHALAGGMGLVLACDLAVMVEGADLGTPEIDVGLFPMMMMALLQRHVGRKRALELVLTGDRLPAREALALGIVNRVVPAAELDAAVAALAGKLAGKSQAVLALGRRAYFTAEDLPLPAALEFLASQLSLNVLADDAGEGVAAFMEKRPPRWNDR
- a CDS encoding M23 family metallopeptidase, encoding MPAPLARRKYSAPTCLVLALLAAGAEAQAIDTSPAVPAPAAQAPLMTAGRPLLTLRPGAARPGDPLLVEVRGVAELPQGTLAGRPLRFFPWGEGFIALTGLPVEMPVGPASVTVAATRTAGEVPVVLSGNLDVVEPGYPSRELKVSGKYVEPPASVKARMAADRKAFAVAFAQPFTAPLFSRNFAWPRQDRITAPFGDKRTFNGKLSSQHFGVDIDGDPGTPVSAANDGTVVMARDNYSAGRTVIVHHGGGLYTSYFHLSRILVKQGAKVKQGERLGLVGSTGRVTGPHLHWGVKVDGMWVDGETLLELDFFPPSTPAVASGDSAGLAAP